One genomic region from Listeria monocytogenes encodes:
- the rarD gene encoding EamA family transporter RarD, with amino-acid sequence MENKQNGQLGGIIAGALAYVCWGVLPIYWKLVTNVPPMEILAYRIIWSFIFMLFLIVCLRKASMVFQETKDVLLKPKTLIAIIAAAFLVTANWYLFIYTVNSGHVTEASLGYYINPLVNVLLATVILKERLSRGEIIAVISATIGVLILTWHLGSVPWAAIGMAVTFSLYGLIKKVVSVSVWTGLTLETMIITPFALIYVIFFATNGLMQYAAQTNIILVGAGVVTAIPLLLFATAAKKISYTMVGFLQYIGPTLMLALGVLLFKESFDHIQLFAFMFIWLALIIFTISHIYSAAKIKQLANAAKK; translated from the coding sequence ATGGAAAATAAACAAAATGGACAGCTAGGAGGAATTATCGCTGGCGCTCTCGCTTATGTATGTTGGGGTGTCCTTCCGATTTACTGGAAGCTAGTCACAAATGTCCCACCAATGGAGATTTTGGCCTATAGAATTATATGGTCTTTTATTTTTATGTTATTTTTGATCGTTTGTTTGCGAAAAGCTTCGATGGTTTTTCAAGAAACAAAGGACGTATTGCTTAAACCAAAAACGCTGATTGCGATTATTGCGGCAGCTTTTTTAGTGACAGCGAACTGGTATTTATTCATTTATACGGTGAATAGTGGGCATGTGACCGAAGCAAGTCTTGGTTATTACATAAATCCACTTGTAAACGTATTACTCGCAACAGTTATCTTAAAAGAACGCTTGAGTCGTGGCGAAATTATTGCTGTTATTTCTGCTACTATCGGTGTTTTAATCCTCACATGGCATCTTGGATCTGTTCCTTGGGCAGCAATCGGTATGGCTGTTACTTTCTCGCTTTACGGGCTAATAAAAAAAGTCGTTTCCGTGTCTGTTTGGACTGGTTTAACCCTTGAGACAATGATTATTACGCCATTCGCACTTATTTATGTAATCTTTTTCGCGACCAATGGCTTAATGCAGTACGCAGCACAAACCAATATTATTTTAGTTGGCGCTGGTGTCGTTACAGCTATCCCACTCCTTCTGTTTGCCACTGCTGCGAAAAAAATCAGCTATACAATGGTTGGCTTCCTGCAATATATCGGTCCAACATTAATGCTCGCACTCGGTGTATTACTATTTAAAGAAAGTTTCGATCATATTCAATTGTTTGCATTCATGTTCATTTGGTTAGCACTGATTATTTTCACGATTTCTCACATTTATTCCGCAGCCAAAATCAAACAATTAGCAAACGCCGCAAAAAAATAA
- a CDS encoding carbon-nitrogen hydrolase family protein — translation MTTIKIALIQQKAVPNNKEANLKLAIQYIKEAHEKGADLVLFPEMWSNGYAPPFEDAFNYPLATGFGAERFKWLNEAIEADSAYVSTLKKLAKELQIGICATYLSKTEQKIQNTAIIIDRKGEIILDYAKVHTCDFSLEILLQSGEEFKVCEFDGIKLGVMICYDREFPESARVLMLKGAEIILVPNACDMNPARLNQLNSRAFENMVGVAMANYPGEKWGRSTAFSPIVFDENGDYRDNTIIETDDVSEGIFIAEFNLDEIRTYRENETWGNAYRKPQTYTDLISLDVKAPFKRN, via the coding sequence ATGACTACTATAAAAATCGCATTAATCCAACAAAAAGCAGTACCAAATAATAAGGAAGCCAATTTAAAATTAGCCATTCAATATATAAAAGAAGCGCATGAAAAAGGAGCAGATTTAGTACTTTTCCCAGAAATGTGGTCAAACGGTTATGCGCCACCTTTTGAAGATGCTTTTAATTATCCACTAGCTACTGGTTTTGGTGCAGAACGATTCAAGTGGTTAAATGAAGCAATCGAAGCAGACAGTGCATATGTCTCAACGCTGAAAAAACTTGCCAAAGAGTTGCAGATTGGCATTTGCGCTACGTATTTGTCTAAAACGGAACAAAAAATACAAAATACTGCTATTATTATTGACCGAAAAGGAGAAATAATTTTAGACTATGCCAAAGTCCATACGTGTGATTTTTCTTTAGAAATATTACTACAAAGTGGCGAGGAATTTAAAGTTTGTGAGTTTGATGGTATTAAGCTGGGGGTCATGATTTGCTATGATCGCGAGTTTCCAGAAAGCGCCAGAGTTCTCATGCTAAAAGGTGCAGAAATTATTCTCGTTCCAAATGCATGCGATATGAATCCAGCCAGACTTAATCAACTAAATTCTCGTGCTTTTGAAAACATGGTTGGCGTAGCGATGGCAAACTATCCTGGCGAAAAATGGGGCAGATCCACTGCTTTTTCCCCGATTGTTTTTGATGAAAATGGGGATTACCGCGATAATACGATTATTGAAACAGACGACGTTTCAGAAGGTATTTTTATTGCTGAATTTAATTTAGACGAGATTCGAACTTACCGGGAAAATGAAACGTGGGGAAATGCCTACCGAAAACCGCAAACATATACAGATTTAATAAGTTTAGATGTAAAAGCGCCATTTAAACGAAATTAA
- a CDS encoding blue-light photoreceptor: MTAYPQFDVILKALNLSSVGVIITDPEQKDNPIIFVNTGFENITGYAKEEALGSNCHFLQGDDTDKEEVAKIRHAINEKSTANVLLKNYRKDGTSFMNELTIEPIYDDHEHLYFVGIQKDVTTEHDYQLELEKSLTEIEKLSTPIVPIKENICVLPLIGSLTHDRFQHMSEYVSEYMDHGKEDYLIMDLSGLAEFNEDAVMNLVKFHGFMKLTGVELIITGISPKFAMTLIRYEENLASLTTYSTIKEALQFY, translated from the coding sequence ATGACCGCTTATCCACAATTCGATGTTATTTTAAAAGCATTAAATTTGTCTAGTGTAGGAGTAATTATCACGGATCCTGAGCAAAAAGATAATCCAATTATTTTTGTTAACACTGGTTTTGAAAATATTACCGGCTATGCTAAAGAAGAAGCACTTGGCTCCAATTGTCACTTTTTACAAGGAGACGATACTGACAAAGAAGAAGTTGCAAAAATCCGTCATGCCATTAACGAAAAATCAACTGCGAATGTTTTACTAAAAAATTACCGAAAAGATGGAACTTCTTTTATGAATGAACTTACGATTGAACCGATTTACGATGATCATGAACATTTGTATTTTGTCGGCATTCAAAAAGATGTGACAACAGAGCACGACTATCAGCTGGAACTCGAGAAATCATTAACCGAAATCGAGAAACTTTCCACGCCAATTGTTCCGATTAAAGAAAATATTTGTGTATTACCACTGATAGGCTCGCTAACACACGACCGTTTTCAGCATATGTCTGAATATGTGAGTGAATACATGGATCACGGCAAAGAAGATTATTTGATTATGGATCTTTCTGGTTTAGCCGAATTTAATGAAGATGCAGTAATGAATCTTGTAAAGTTCCACGGATTTATGAAATTAACTGGCGTAGAACTTATCATCACCGGAATTTCGCCAAAATTCGCCATGACATTAATTCGCTACGAAGAAAACCTAGCCAGCTTAACTACTTACAGCACAATCAAAGAAGCATTACAATTTTACTAA
- a CDS encoding DUF5105 domain-containing protein, producing MKKGLFSMVLVLAMVLVLSACGASRVEPKKAGEITVNAVVYNKDTDKVKDVYGEDGSKFEKEFETSFKESFISTFTASFSSDVNLDKQVDEFYDALRKQVNEKTSYTTKVTNDDKESPEIQFAIKGLDMKGVQTELVEELTKAATADPSIASDDQKMAEKTMEIYTKAVQNADAVSEAKTVTLKLKADPDDDSLWKMENDMAFMQELTTAFFMGGMN from the coding sequence ATGAAAAAAGGGTTATTTAGTATGGTTCTTGTGCTAGCAATGGTACTTGTATTAAGTGCATGTGGCGCATCAAGGGTAGAACCAAAAAAAGCAGGAGAAATCACAGTTAATGCCGTAGTTTACAACAAAGATACGGATAAAGTAAAAGACGTATACGGTGAAGATGGTTCTAAATTCGAAAAAGAATTTGAAACTAGTTTTAAAGAAAGCTTTATCAGTACTTTTACAGCAAGTTTTTCAAGCGATGTCAATTTAGACAAACAAGTGGATGAGTTTTATGATGCGCTTCGCAAACAAGTAAACGAAAAAACTTCGTATACTACTAAAGTAACAAATGATGACAAAGAAAGTCCAGAAATTCAATTCGCTATTAAAGGCCTTGATATGAAAGGCGTTCAAACAGAATTAGTGGAAGAATTAACAAAAGCAGCAACTGCTGATCCATCCATTGCATCAGATGATCAAAAAATGGCTGAAAAAACAATGGAAATCTATACTAAAGCTGTTCAAAATGCAGATGCAGTATCAGAAGCTAAAACAGTTACACTTAAATTAAAAGCAGATCCAGATGACGATTCTTTATGGAAAATGGAAAACGATATGGCATTCATGCAAGAACTAACAACAGCATTCTTTATGGGTGGCATGAACTAA
- a CDS encoding NAD(P)-dependent oxidoreductase: MKIGIIGATGRAGSRILEEAKNRGHEVTAIVRNAGKITQTHKDINILQKDIFDLTLSDLSDQNVVVDAYGVSPDEAEKHVTSLDHLISVLNGTVSPRLLVVGGAASLQIDEDGNTLLESKGLREAPYYPTARAQAKQLEHLRSHQAEFSWTYISPSAMFEPGERTGDYQIGKDHLLFGSDGNSFISMEDYAIAVLDEIERPNHLNERFTVAGK; this comes from the coding sequence ATGAAAATTGGTATCATTGGTGCTACGGGCCGAGCTGGTTCGAGAATTTTAGAAGAAGCAAAAAATCGTGGTCACGAAGTAACAGCCATTGTAAGAAACGCAGGAAAAATCACGCAAACACACAAAGATATTAATATTTTGCAAAAAGATATTTTTGATTTAACCCTTTCAGATTTATCAGACCAAAATGTCGTAGTTGATGCTTATGGCGTTAGTCCAGACGAAGCAGAAAAACATGTCACTTCCCTTGATCACTTAATTTCTGTTTTAAATGGTACTGTATCTCCGCGCTTACTTGTCGTTGGCGGAGCAGCTAGTCTACAAATTGATGAAGACGGGAATACCCTTTTAGAGTCTAAAGGTCTTCGGGAAGCGCCGTACTATCCAACTGCACGTGCGCAAGCGAAACAATTAGAGCATTTAAGATCACATCAAGCAGAATTCAGTTGGACGTATATTAGCCCTTCTGCCATGTTTGAGCCCGGCGAACGCACTGGAGACTATCAAATAGGAAAAGATCATCTCCTGTTTGGTAGCGATGGCAATAGTTTTATCAGTATGGAAGACTATGCAATTGCTGTTTTAGATGAAATTGAACGACCTAATCACTTAAATGAACGCTTTACAGTAGCCGGAAAATAG
- a CDS encoding iron-sulfur cluster biosynthesis family protein gives MYITFTDSAKNRLAALRSNLEGRLHLYYDTEGCSCENSGIFTLRLVEEKTAEDDEIQSNIGPVLIKRWTEMFLEEALTIDYNETEKTMILKSDGQYYNRNLLLVTDKDEVISCPIS, from the coding sequence ATGTATATAACATTTACAGATAGCGCTAAAAATCGGCTTGCTGCACTACGGTCGAATTTAGAAGGGCGGCTACATTTGTATTATGATACAGAAGGCTGTTCTTGCGAAAATAGTGGTATTTTCACATTGCGACTGGTAGAAGAGAAAACAGCGGAAGATGACGAAATTCAATCAAACATTGGTCCAGTGCTAATTAAACGATGGACAGAAATGTTTTTAGAAGAAGCATTAACTATCGATTATAACGAAACGGAAAAAACAATGATTCTAAAAAGTGATGGTCAGTATTATAATCGTAATTTATTGCTTGTAACGGATAAAGATGAAGTGATTAGCTGTCCGATTAGTTAA
- a CDS encoding PhzF family phenazine biosynthesis protein, protein MDISIYVASAFSKNNIGGNKAGVVLNEPTLTNTQKMAIAKQLGYAETAFLTESNCADYKLEYFTPKEEVALCGHATIGTFAILMHLNKIHKSQYTIETNSGVLTITIKDGTIFMEQNQPTFYDTIPANNLTGCFDLNLLNTHYPIQIVSTGLKDILVPIKSEADLYTLEPNFEEVKKVSKHYEVVGMHLYTFSDDRIICRNFAPLFDINEEAATGTSNGALACYLYQNQYLQKELYVFEQGHSLHSPSEILVKLDVNVHSEIARVYVGGNGYYCETKYLSIE, encoded by the coding sequence ATGGATATATCTATTTATGTTGCAAGTGCATTTAGTAAGAATAATATAGGTGGAAATAAAGCTGGTGTTGTATTAAATGAACCAACATTAACCAACACTCAAAAAATGGCCATTGCAAAACAACTAGGCTATGCGGAAACCGCCTTCCTAACAGAATCTAACTGCGCTGATTATAAATTAGAATATTTTACTCCAAAAGAAGAAGTTGCTTTATGTGGTCATGCGACAATCGGCACTTTCGCGATTTTGATGCATTTAAATAAAATTCATAAGAGCCAGTATACAATTGAAACAAATAGCGGTGTACTGACGATTACAATAAAAGATGGCACTATCTTCATGGAACAAAATCAACCAACTTTTTATGATACAATTCCCGCCAATAATTTAACTGGTTGTTTTGATTTAAACTTACTAAATACTCATTATCCTATTCAAATTGTGTCAACAGGTTTAAAGGATATATTAGTTCCCATTAAAAGTGAAGCAGATTTATATACCCTAGAGCCGAATTTTGAAGAGGTAAAAAAAGTCAGTAAGCATTATGAAGTGGTCGGAATGCATCTGTATACTTTTAGTGATGACCGGATTATTTGTCGGAATTTCGCTCCACTATTTGACATTAATGAAGAAGCTGCGACTGGGACCTCTAATGGTGCTTTGGCCTGTTATCTTTATCAAAATCAATACTTGCAAAAAGAACTTTATGTATTTGAACAAGGACACTCACTACACTCTCCTTCCGAGATTTTAGTTAAATTAGATGTAAATGTTCATAGCGAAATAGCCCGTGTATATGTAGGTGGAAATGGGTATTATTGTGAAACTAAATATTTAAGTATTGAATAG
- a CDS encoding amino acid permease has translation MKKETHGEIRRDLKTRHLSMIAIGGSIGTGLFLASGNAIHTAGPGGALVAYVAIGIMVYFLMTSLGEMATYMPVSGSFSTYASRFVDPAFGFALGWNYWFNWAITLAVDISTAAIIVQFWLPNTPAWLWSAIFLILIFGLNALSVKAYGESEYWFSIIKVATVIIFLIVGVLTIVGILGGEVIGFSNFTAGDAPFKGGFFAILGTFLIAGFSFQGTEMVGIAAGESATPETSVPKAIKQVFWRILLFYIFAIFIIGMIIPYTNPNLLSAEATDVAISPFTLVFEKAGLAFAASVMNAVILTSVLSAGNSGLYASTRMLWAMARDKKAPKFLGKVNRRGIPMAALIVTTIVGAMTFITTLTENGTVIYTWLLSASGLTGFIAWVGIAISHYRFRKAFIKQGHDLSELKYKAKFFPFGPILALVLCILVIVGQDYAAFLKPEFTNPAWWQKIGISYIGLPIFLVFWLSFKFTNKTKVIPLEDCKFDQK, from the coding sequence GTGAAAAAAGAAACACATGGCGAGATTCGTCGTGACTTAAAAACAAGGCATTTGTCCATGATTGCCATTGGTGGTTCGATCGGGACGGGATTATTTTTAGCAAGTGGTAATGCGATTCATACTGCCGGACCTGGTGGCGCGTTGGTTGCTTATGTTGCAATCGGGATTATGGTGTACTTTTTAATGACAAGTTTAGGCGAAATGGCTACTTACATGCCTGTATCTGGTTCATTTAGTACGTATGCTAGTCGATTTGTTGACCCAGCTTTCGGGTTTGCACTTGGTTGGAATTATTGGTTTAACTGGGCCATTACACTTGCGGTTGATATTTCCACTGCTGCAATTATCGTTCAATTTTGGCTACCGAATACTCCTGCTTGGCTATGGAGCGCGATTTTCTTAATTTTGATTTTTGGCTTAAATGCGCTTTCGGTAAAAGCTTACGGAGAATCAGAATATTGGTTTTCGATTATTAAAGTGGCCACCGTTATTATTTTCCTTATCGTCGGCGTGCTTACTATTGTCGGAATTCTTGGCGGCGAAGTTATCGGCTTTTCTAACTTTACAGCTGGCGATGCTCCGTTTAAAGGTGGATTTTTTGCCATCTTAGGTACCTTCTTGATTGCTGGATTTTCTTTCCAAGGTACAGAAATGGTTGGTATTGCGGCTGGTGAAAGTGCCACTCCAGAGACCAGTGTGCCAAAAGCAATTAAGCAAGTGTTCTGGCGGATTTTGTTATTTTATATTTTTGCGATTTTCATTATTGGGATGATTATTCCTTATACTAACCCGAATTTACTTAGTGCCGAGGCAACAGATGTGGCAATTAGTCCATTTACACTCGTGTTTGAAAAAGCTGGTCTTGCATTTGCGGCTTCCGTAATGAATGCGGTTATCCTGACTTCTGTTCTATCTGCTGGTAATTCAGGTCTTTACGCTTCCACAAGGATGCTTTGGGCGATGGCTCGCGATAAAAAAGCACCTAAATTCTTGGGAAAAGTAAACCGTCGTGGTATTCCGATGGCAGCATTAATCGTTACGACGATTGTTGGTGCCATGACATTCATTACAACGCTAACAGAAAATGGCACAGTAATTTATACGTGGTTACTTTCTGCCTCTGGTTTAACTGGATTTATCGCTTGGGTCGGCATCGCTATCAGTCATTACCGTTTCCGAAAAGCATTTATCAAACAAGGGCATGACTTAAGTGAACTAAAATATAAAGCGAAATTTTTCCCATTCGGACCTATTTTAGCACTTGTTTTATGTATTTTAGTCATTGTCGGTCAAGATTACGCGGCATTTTTAAAACCAGAATTTACGAATCCGGCTTGGTGGCAAAAAATCGGCATTTCGTATATCGGTCTTCCCATTTTCCTAGTTTTTTGGCTATCTTTTAAATTTACAAATAAAACTAAAGTTATTCCACTGGAAGACTGCAAATTTGATCAAAAATAA
- a CDS encoding YceI family protein, translated as MTVEKWNVDPAHSSIEFQVKHMMVSKVKGAFSDFTADIEMDPEDLTSAKLNFSVAAASVDTRQAQRDGHLKSEDFFNVEKYPNVTFTATKITADGDDEYEVTGDLTIRDVTKPLTLEVSYEGTGKDPNTGNMVAGFEAKGKFNRKDFGLNYNAALETGGVLIGDEVKLNIQIEASK; from the coding sequence ATGACAGTAGAAAAATGGAACGTAGACCCAGCACATAGTTCAATCGAATTTCAAGTAAAACACATGATGGTATCAAAAGTAAAAGGTGCATTTAGCGATTTCACAGCGGATATCGAAATGGATCCAGAAGATTTAACTTCTGCAAAATTAAACTTCTCCGTTGCAGCAGCCTCTGTTGACACTCGTCAAGCGCAACGTGATGGACATTTGAAAAGCGAAGACTTCTTTAATGTAGAAAAATATCCAAACGTGACTTTCACGGCAACAAAAATCACAGCTGACGGCGATGATGAATACGAAGTGACTGGTGACTTAACTATTCGCGACGTAACCAAACCTCTTACACTAGAAGTAAGCTACGAAGGAACAGGAAAAGATCCAAATACTGGCAACATGGTAGCTGGCTTTGAAGCAAAAGGTAAATTCAACCGCAAAGACTTTGGCCTTAATTACAATGCTGCGTTAGAAACTGGTGGCGTACTTATCGGCGACGAAGTGAAATTAAACATCCAAATCGAAGCAAGTAAATAA
- a CDS encoding DUF554 domain-containing protein, producing MVLLGALVNGLGILIGSVIGMKLHNIPERMKDTVMKGMGLSVIVLGIQMAFKTSNSLIVILSICFGAVIGEWLNIDYHLNQLGHWIERKVGAKGKSNVSKGFVTATLIFVIGAMGIIGALDSGIRGNHDVLYTKSVMDGFIALLLSTTLGWGVMLSAIPVFLFEGIIALFATQINQFVPADLMALIIKELTATGGIMILAIGLNLLGLTKIRVANLVPGILVVALIVTGLYYF from the coding sequence ATGGTTCTACTTGGTGCGCTAGTGAATGGGCTTGGGATTTTGATTGGCTCTGTTATTGGCATGAAATTACATAATATCCCTGAACGTATGAAAGACACGGTCATGAAAGGGATGGGTTTATCCGTTATCGTCCTTGGCATTCAAATGGCATTTAAAACGAGCAACTCGCTTATTGTCATTTTAAGTATTTGTTTTGGAGCCGTTATTGGGGAATGGCTTAATATAGATTACCATCTGAATCAACTCGGGCACTGGATTGAACGTAAAGTCGGTGCCAAAGGAAAAAGTAATGTTTCCAAAGGATTTGTGACAGCTACACTTATTTTCGTAATTGGTGCGATGGGAATTATCGGTGCGCTTGATAGCGGCATTCGCGGAAATCATGATGTGCTTTACACGAAATCAGTAATGGATGGATTTATCGCCCTTCTTCTTAGTACGACACTTGGTTGGGGTGTTATGCTTTCGGCGATTCCAGTGTTCCTCTTTGAAGGTATTATCGCGTTATTCGCAACCCAGATTAATCAATTCGTTCCGGCAGACCTGATGGCACTAATTATAAAAGAATTAACAGCTACAGGCGGGATTATGATTTTGGCAATTGGTCTAAACTTGCTTGGTTTAACCAAGATTCGGGTCGCGAATCTTGTTCCGGGGATTTTAGTCGTTGCGTTGATTGTTACCGGACTTTATTATTTTTAA
- the ybaK gene encoding Cys-tRNA(Pro) deacylase: MNKKTNACRILDKQKVNYELREYAWSEDSLDALHVAEETGNNPAQIFKTLVLTGDKTGNIVACIPADKTLHLKHLAKISGNKKCELIAVDSLEKLTGYIRGGCSPIGMKKLFPTFIDNSAESLDTMLISAGKRGLQIELAPADLKKVVRAEFAMITEE; the protein is encoded by the coding sequence TTGAATAAAAAGACAAATGCGTGTCGGATTTTAGATAAACAGAAGGTAAACTATGAATTACGTGAGTACGCGTGGAGCGAGGATTCCCTTGATGCGCTTCACGTTGCGGAAGAAACAGGGAATAATCCCGCACAGATTTTTAAAACCTTAGTCCTGACTGGTGACAAAACAGGAAATATCGTCGCGTGCATTCCTGCCGATAAGACTTTGCATTTAAAACATTTGGCAAAGATTAGCGGTAATAAAAAATGTGAATTGATTGCGGTAGATTCGTTAGAGAAACTAACTGGCTATATTCGCGGTGGATGTTCACCGATTGGAATGAAGAAATTATTTCCAACGTTTATTGATAACAGCGCTGAATCGCTTGATACCATGCTGATTTCGGCTGGAAAAAGAGGACTACAAATCGAACTAGCGCCTGCTGATTTGAAAAAGGTAGTTCGTGCGGAGTTTGCGATGATTACGGAAGAATAA
- a CDS encoding MarR family winged helix-turn-helix transcriptional regulator, producing MVGINTDTENISELLKTYWSIQRISAGYADQNAASLGLTIQQLAMINVIYSTPGISVADLTKRLIITGSSAAANVDGLISLGLVVKLNKTIPNDSMDLTLKLSKKGEDLSKRSTANAFMYKAMMKVFENLTENEIEELIRLNKKVETLLKKSK from the coding sequence ATGGTAGGAATTAATACAGATACAGAAAATATTAGTGAACTATTAAAAACTTATTGGTCAATCCAGCGAATTTCAGCGGGATATGCCGATCAAAATGCAGCGAGTTTAGGATTAACCATTCAGCAACTTGCCATGATTAATGTGATTTACAGCACACCTGGTATTTCAGTGGCGGATTTAACGAAACGATTAATTATTACTGGAAGTTCGGCTGCAGCTAATGTTGACGGGTTAATTAGCCTAGGTTTAGTAGTGAAATTAAACAAAACAATTCCAAATGACAGCATGGATTTAACACTCAAGCTTTCGAAAAAAGGAGAAGACTTATCAAAACGCTCTACTGCAAACGCTTTTATGTACAAAGCCATGATGAAAGTATTCGAAAACCTGACCGAAAACGAAATAGAAGAATTAATTCGTCTAAATAAAAAAGTCGAAACCTTACTGAAAAAGAGTAAATAA